In one window of Oryza sativa Japonica Group chromosome 9, ASM3414082v1 DNA:
- the LOC9267594 gene encoding uncharacterized protein, which translates to MPSANRQGGARPPTRSNDIHTVGLDGERRTASPSPSHPPHHADDTLRHSAPHRFTETSTVARRSRSRSGGGDRILQRERGQVHTTQAKAAAREDTVTSPLQRNPLARPGKRVEALVSHPGLGSAAAAATTSRRHHHLSNAPPPPLILAARRHPPRSGRTARIWTERRCQHHQTPPPLLSPATSCRPTRSRRHGSGRPPPPPTPTPTLPLRGPPRGPHAVATASARPSRRHASQPRSGPPDPGSLALDPGVDAGAVLPSSGLAVPQPLHQGEGEEEPRSRHLCSRPALSAATLAAVRRGEKGPGEKGRRRFRRPRLPWGGATERVVGATC; encoded by the exons aTGCCGTCGGCAAACCGTCAAGGAGGAGCTCGACCCCCGACACGCTCCAACGACATCCACACAGTTGGGTTGGATGGGGAGAGG AGGACTGCTTCACCATCGCCTAGCCACCCTCCGCACCATGCCGATGACACCCTCCGTCACAGTGCTCCGCATCGGTTCACCGAGACATCCACCGTAGCACGGCGCTCTCGCtccagatccggcggaggggaccGGATcttgcagagagagagaggccaggTGCACACCACACAAGCCAAAGCCGCCGCCAGGGAGGACACCGTCACGTCGCCGCTGCAAAGAAATCCACTGGCGCGGCCTGGCAAGCGTGTTGAAGCTCTGGTCAGCCACCCTGGCttgggctccgccgccgccgccgccaccaccagtcGTCGCCATCACCACCTCTCGAacgcaccgccgccaccgctcatCCTCGCCGCCAGGCGCCACccccccagatccggccggacgGCACGGATCTGGACGGAACGTCGCTGCCAACACCACCAGACGCCGCCACCACTACTCAGCCCCGCCACCAGCTGCCGCCCCACAAGATCCCGTCGGCATGGATCTGgacggccaccgccaccaccgacgccgacgccgacgttgCCGCTGCGTGGCCCTCCGCGTGGGCCAcacgccgtcgccactgccTCCGCGCGGCCCTCGCGCCGCCACGCGTCCCAGCCCAGATCCGGCCCCCCGGATCCAGGCTCGCTGGCGCTGGATCCCGGCGTCGACGCTGGCGCCGTGCTCCCGTCGTCCGGTCTCGCGGTGCCCCAACCGCTGCACCAGGGCGAGGGAGAAGAGGAGCCTCGTAGCCGCCATCTTTGCAGCCGGCCGGCTTTGTCAGCGGCTACTCTGGCGGCGGTGAGGCGGGGAGAGAAGGGGCCGGGAGAGAAGGGGCGACGGCGTTTTCGCCGCCCGCGTCTTCCCTGGGGCGGAGCGACTGAGCGCGTTGTGGGGGCCACCTGCTAA